acaacaatataaaatgactaaaaaatagCAAAGTTGTTTTAACTTACACTACAATAGCCGAGACAAATTTTTAACACTCCTCCTTACTTCAGTTGATACAAATTCTGAGCTTTTCTTTGAGAAATTCAAATTTGCTTCTTGGCAAAGTTTTAGTACAAATATCTAccaattaaaagattaatattGTAGTACTTTTATCTAGCTGATCATTCGTTTTGCGAATTTTTGAGAACgaataatttgatattgaaatgttTGGTCTTCCCATGAAAAATGGGATTAATTGAGATATCAATAGCTACTTGGTTATCTACAAACACCTCTGTGCATTCTTTATAAGAGGGCAACATCCATACAAATCCCAATATGATTCAAAGTTGTTTTGAAGGAGAAGACTCGATGGCTTTAGACCGAATCCTAGTGTTTTGGACAACAAgcaatatgatttttttaagcTTTGGAAGATGCTTTCATGATATTTAAGAACACGAAAACAACAAGTAATGTGAATGATAATCAAGATGAAGATTTGATTGTAGTGGTAAATTTgaggttttatatatattgatggCGTGGTTTAAATCTtatcatttgcaattttattgattttatttacaaagtaaaaagactaaaatatctTCATAATAATATATCTTATTCTAAATATGGAGGGTAGCTTGtaatttttcaatcaaattgGTGTCTAATTGACTTGTAACaccaacttaattaaaatttaaataatagtatgatGAGTGAATCATTCATTAAGTTTAAGTACTGTATTTAAGACAATAACAACATCCACTACCTTATGATgtaatttattcattattgaatatcattaatttaaatatattttaataaaattaatacatttcattaCTTAATACtatttgatacataaatttagctttaatattaaatttggtatttaaatttttatacattattataaaaattaaaataaaattactttatattatttaattgcaGCCGAATTGACCCAATGAACTAATCCGAATCTAAAAAGCTAGTGGTAGAATAATTTAGTGGGACGGCTCTAGAGTTCTTGCCATTTGAAGTATGTCTAGAGcaaatagtaaatttatattttttttcactcttctaatcatttcttattttttaaaattctatctaattttttgtttaattaatcaTAAGGTGATATTGTTTAAAATTGTTTGTTATACTGAAGTTTAAAGGGACAGTAACATAgagataaaatgaaaaatgatacAACATGTGGGGTGGCATGTATGTATTTATGCATTAATAGACTCTTATTGATGTCAAGGTTCTCGGGTAATGACGTTGAGACTAAATGTGATGCATTTGAGAGTTTTGATAAACAATGTTGGGATGCTTTTGATTTATTAACAAAGTTGAACTTAATTAAGCATGTCGTCGACAATATCAACATCAttgtttattatgattttaatcttataaatttaatttttttatatcccAAATTTTCTGATAACTTAATATAGTTTTatgagtttattaaaaaatcatgttATAATACTTAGTAAATTTGAGCCTAAATTTTACCGCTAAATAACTGGAGCGAGCTTttcttataataaaacaattttaattaaataattataatgcaattttataaaaaaattacttattcaaatttttaaaataagtaataataattGGTAACATATTAGctagaatttttaaaagattttatacataacattatttttataattttataattttaaatatttatgcaatgataaaattaatactatatgatatataatattttatggtattaaaatatagtatttaaataacatatatataaagtattttataatatttttagaaaatattattttataatattattatatttaatagaataaaaactAGTTTTATTTAAGAATACAAACAATTAATCCAATCTGATGCTAGTAAACCCCACTGTATCGCTAATTGGAGTAACCATCTAATCCACGTGTCAAAAAATAATTCATCTAAGCATCAAACAGCGACGTCAGCATCCACCCGATTTCCTCTCTTTCCTTCACACCAGACGCCTTCTCTCTATATCGCAGCCAATGGCGTCAACGGATCAAATAAACACTTAACCAAACAATCAATCAATAATTAGAGAAGAAAAGACAAGAGCGGCCGTTTTACTTCAATTCTTCTGCCGGCGTCTTTGAGTGACGATTTCTAGGCGGCTATTGGTTTTATCTTCCAAGTGCGGTTTAAGGCTTCAGTGCATGCGGAGAATGGGAGGGAGTCGGGGTTATTCAGCGAATCCTAGCGACTACAAGCTTCTAGAAGAGATTGGTTATGGCGCCAGTGCTACTGTTTATAGAGCGATCTATCTTCCTTTTAACGACGTTGTAGCTATCAAGTGTTTGGATCTCGATCGTTGCAACAGTAATCTGGTTCGGCTTTTTCCTCCTTAATTGATTTTCagttttcgattttttttctttatcttttactgtttctagtcaaataaatgactgtaacttaatttgattttagttaGTTATGATTATAGATGTTGTCTTACTAAAATTGGAAATGATTGTGGGTTTCTCTGATTGAATTTCGTTTCTTTGAATTCGGAGTATATTAGGTCttgaattatgattaaattgaagttCTTTCTCTTGCTATTTGTTCCTTTTCGAAAATTTCTAAATTGAAAGTTGTTCCTTCCATTGCTTATGAGGAAGCTAGAAAAACCAACTTAATTTGTTATTCGAATCATACAATTTAAATATGACCTTCCTTTTGTAGCATCCGTTCTATTTATTTAGCTGAGGCATTTCAATGCTGAATTGACATTTGCTACTGCGCGTAATAGTGTGTCCACATTCCATCATTACTTAAATCTAGGTATCTTCCATCGGGGAACACTTCACAACGCTGCCACCACTGAATATTtgggatttttctttttcgtttttttatgAAAGTTTCTGTGAGTTTGTAATATGCACATAgaggaattgaattattgtggAGTTGATATGTCAAGGCGATGATTATGTTCTCACAGAATTTTTGCTACACAATTTGAGAAAAAACTGAGAGATTAGAGTTTAAATTTGTCACTTGTTTGTGGTGGGATTAAAATCCTGTTCTGCTAAACTGTTTTCTAAACAAAGGAGACAGCTCTACTCTCTTTAcgtttcttctcctttccttagTTTCCTCTTAATCCAAACAAAGCCTTAGTTCTGATTCATGCATATTCAACTTCTGGAATGTTTGTTGTTTTGTATATAGGTCATCAATCACTCTACTGAAAAggttataaatttgataataatataatcaCTCAATATGTCTGCATGCCACAATTTACTTTGgctatttgaattttatttatcatgAGAGATACAGTTTAGGTCTGTATTCCTACTCTTCATGTTAGTGGATGCATCCTCTGTTTATGATATACTGACTCTTGATGGCTAATGCTCTATTGTAGGATGACATACGTAGGGAAGCTCAAACAATGAGTTTGATTGATCACCCAAATGTTATACGGGCATATTGTTCGTTTGTAGTTGACCGTAACCTGTGGGTAGTCATGCCATTCATGTCGGAGGGTTCTTGTTTGCACCTCATGAAGATAGCTTACCCTGATGGACTTGAAGAGCCTGCCATTGGTTCTATTCTGAAAGAAGCGCTTAAAGCTTTAGATTATCTTCATCGGCAAGGACATATTCATCGAGATGTTAAGGTCATTGCATGATTGACATTACTTTATCCAAATGATTTTATCATTCCTGtgctttgattttttattttttgtttttgacaTTATAGGCTGGGAACATACTGCTTGATAACAATGGCACAGTAAAGCTTGCTGACTTTGGTGTTTCAGCTTGCATGTTTGATGCAGGAGATAGACAACGTTCTAGAAATACCTTTGTTGGGACTCCTTGCTGGTGAGCTATCTTTGTCAAACTGGTCAAAGGATTGGCTGTATCCTCTGCTGATCTCCAGTCGGATGCTTTTGACagagttcaatttttttcttttcttttttaattatttgatatccCGATATATCCTTTCTTTGCAGGATGGCACCAGAGGTCTTGCAGCCAGGAAGTGGATATAATTCCAAGTgagttttaatgtgtttatgattttaaaaatgattttaggtctTAGAATTTTGCCCAAATACATTAGGGGACGTAGGTATTTTCCTCTTCTTGGTAGCAAGGTTTGGTTGTGATTTTAACCTAAAAGTTGTCCTGATTTGATCCGGGCAAGTTATTTGTTCCAAAacctcaaatttcattttatcagTTCATCATAGCTTTCTGTTGAAGTACCTATGTACCTCAAAGCCATCAGCTTTTCATATTCATTGCaatgcatattaaaatattaaaatggtaTTATGGCAATCTGGTTGCATTTCGTATAGCTATTAGGTTTGGATTGCATTTAATATGGCTTCGGTGCTTATAGAGTCGATGTAACTTGGTATATTTAGAGAAATGATCCATTTTGTTTTCCAccgtaattttgtaattttattaattggttgCATTATTGCACAGGGCTGATATATGGTCATTTGGGATAACAGCATTGGAGTTGGCTCATGGTCATGCACCTTTTTCAAAATATCCACCAATGAAGGTATCTAATCccatttgaaaaaatattaaatggtGAGCAATGAGGGTTTGATATATGAGTTCTTAGTCAACATTTTATGTCTTAAAACTTTGCCTTCTAACAATAAACAGGTTCTCTTGATGACCATACAAAATGCTCCCCCGGGACTTGATTATGATCGTGATAAGAAGTTCTCTAAGGTACTGCCATTCTTTCTGGATACAGTGACATGCATTTTATTTGTCAATACGTACACATAATGTTGATTGAGgtgtttaattgtgttttgcaATTGCTTATTTGTCATAGCAAATTTCTAATTAAAGGACTTCCAGTTGTAATCAGTCTTTTAAAGAAATGGTTGCCATGTGCCTGGTGAAAGATCAAACAAAGAGGCCTACTGCAGAGAAATTATTAAAGCACTCCTTTTTCAAGCATGCAAAGCCTCCTGAGCTTTccttgaagaaattattttctgATCTGCCACCACTTTGGAATCGTGTGAAAGCTCTTCAGGTTGCTGATCTCACTGCCACAGCCCACAATGCAGGTGTTTTGTACATTTTTCCACAATGTTTGTTTAATGTAATCCTTCTTCTTTTCTGCAGCTTAAAGATGCTGCACAACTGGCTCTAAAGAAAATGCCTTCAGCAGAACAAGAAGCTTTATCACAGGTTAGGAGTCATCAATCAGAAGTTATCTTTATCTTAAATTGTATTTGCCTTTGCATCAGATAACATATCTGTGAAAGTTTTAGCCGTTGAGTTGGGTGCAGTTGTATTTTCTTACTTCTGGGGGTGTTATCTTGTCTTTGTTTGTCAGAGTGAGTATCAAAGAGGAGTAAGTGCCTGGAATTTTGATCTTGACGATTTGAAAGCGCAAGCATCTTTGGTAGGACATATTTTTAGCTTTacctttaataataaatattttaatatagagACATAGTAtgcaatttaatttctttgctGGTTATATCAATTAGTGTATactaatttttttcactttaacaTTCTAAG
The Gossypium raimondii isolate GPD5lz chromosome 8, ASM2569854v1, whole genome shotgun sequence DNA segment above includes these coding regions:
- the LOC105791309 gene encoding serine/threonine-protein kinase BLUS1 isoform X3: MRRMGGSRGYSANPSDYKLLEEIGYGASATVYRAIYLPFNDVVAIKCLDLDRCNSNLDDIRREAQTMSLIDHPNVIRAYCSFVVDRNLWVVMPFMSEGSCLHLMKIAYPDGLEEPAIGSILKEALKALDYLHRQGHIHRDVKAGNILLDNNGTVKLADFGVSACMFDAGDRQRSRNTFVGTPCWMAPEVLQPGSGYNSKADIWSFGITALELAHGHAPFSKYPPMKVLLMTIQNAPPGLDYDRDKKFSKSFKEMVAMCLVKDQTKRPTAEKLLKHSFFKHAKPPELSLKKLFSDLPPLWNRVKALQLKDAAQLALKKMPSAEQEALSQSEYQRGVSAWNFDLDDLKAQASLVCDDDDIHECKDDDESMKSSLGHKATAYCEPSLGKLSLNREVSQAECRGPGSFELLQIDCLNGKGKNLECDIVEAGCQEILGLKKNGSIIDVMGSTSENDVVLTRANTVKPRETQTGPLTPGVVLSHSSERFENESLLANERVRQVRKAPSFSGPLMLPNRASGNSLSAPIKPSGGFRDCLDEKSKASLVQIKGRFSVTSENLDLVKVQFHADLCSFRLHLSESLLA